The following proteins are co-located in the Gorilla gorilla gorilla isolate KB3781 chromosome 7, NHGRI_mGorGor1-v2.1_pri, whole genome shotgun sequence genome:
- the MYC gene encoding myc proto-oncogene protein produces MPLNVSFTNRNYDLDYDSVQPYFYCDEEENFYQQQQQSELQPPAPSEDIWKKFELLPTPPLSPSRRSGLCSPSYVAVTPFSPRGDNDGGGGSFSTADQLEMVTELLGGDMVNQSFICDPDDETFIKNIIIQDCMWSGFSAAAKLVSEKLASYQAARKDSGSLNPARGHSVCSTSSLYLQDLSAAASECIDPSVVFPYPLNDSSSPKSCASQDSSAFSPSSDSLLSSTESSPQGSPEPLVLHEETPPTTSSDSEEEQEDEEEIDVVSVEKRQAPGKRSESGSPSVGGHSKPPHSPLVLKRCHVSTHQHNYAAPPSTRKDYPAAKRVKLDSVRVLRQISNNRKCTSPRSSDTEENDKRRTHNVLERQRRNELKRSFFALRDQIPELENNEKAPKVVILKKATAYILSVQAEEQKLISEEDLLRKRREQLKHKLEQLRNSCA; encoded by the exons ATGCCCCTCAACGTTAGCTTCACCAACAGGAACTATGACCTCGACTACGACTCGGTGCAGCCGTATTTCTACTGCGACGAGGAGGAGAACTtctaccagcagcagcagcagagcgAGCTGCAGCCCCCGGCGCCCAGCGAGGATATCTGGAAGAAATTCGAGCTGCTGCCCACCCCGCCCCTGTCCCCTAGCCGCCGCTCCGGGCTCTGCTCGCCTTCCTACGTTGCGGTCACGCCCTTCTCCCCTCGGGGAGACAACGACGGCGGTGGCGGGAGCTTCTCCACGGCCGACCAGCTGGAGATGGTGACCGAGCTGCTGGGAGGAGACATGGTGAACCAGAGTTTCATCTGCGACCCGGACGACGAGACCTTCATCAAAAACATAATCATCCAGGACTGTATGTGGAGCGGCTTCTCGGCCGCCGCCAAGCTCGTCTCAGAGAAGCTGGCCTCCTACCAGGCTGCGCGCAAAGACAGCGGCAGCCTGAACCCCGCCCGCGGCCACAGCGTCTGCTCCACCTCCAGCTTATACCTGCAGGATCTGAGCGCTGCCGCCTCAGAGTGCATCGACCCCTCGGTGGTCTTCCCCTACCCTCTCAACGACAGCAGCTCGCCCAAGTCCTGCGCCTCGCAAGACTCCAGCGCCTTCTCTCCGTCCTCGGATTCTCTGCTCTCCTCGACGGAGTCCTCCCCGCAGGGCAGCCCCGAGCCCCTGGTGCTCCATGAGGAGACACCGCCCACCACCAGCAGCGACTCTG AGGAGGAACaagaagatgaggaagaaatcGATGTTGTTTCTGTGGAAAAGAGGCAGGCTCCTGGCAAAAGGTCAGAGTCTGGATCACCTTCTGTTGGAGGCCATAGCAAACCTCCTCACAGCCCACTGGTCCTCAAGAGGTGCCACGTCTCCACACATCAGCACAACTACGCAGCGCCTCCCTCCACTCGGAAGGACTATCCTGCTGCCAAGAGGGTCAAGTTGGACAGTGTCAGAGTCCTGAGACAGATCAGCAACAACCGAAAATGCACCAGCCCCAGGTCCTCGGACACCGAGGAGAATGACAAGAGGCGAACACACAACGTCTTGGAGCGCCAGAGGAGGAACGAGCTAAAACGGAGCTTTTTTGCCCTGCGTGACCAGATCCCGGAGTTGGAAAACAATGAAAAGGCCCCCAAGGTAGTTATCCTTAAAAAAGCCACAGCATACATCCTGTCCGTCCAAGCAGAGGAGCAAAAGCTCATTTCTGAAGAGGACTTGTTGCGGAAACGACGAGAACAGTTGAAACACAAACTTGAACAGCTACGGAACTCTTGTGCGtaa